Part of the Candidatus Eremiobacteraceae bacterium genome is shown below.
AGAACGGTGTGAACCTGCCCGGAAAAACGATGTACGCGCGCGTCGCCGATGCGACGTATTCGGTGGGCGCACCAAGCACGATGTGGGGCTTTGTGATTCCCGCCGCGTTATTGGATGTGGTGAAGCCGGTGCTCCACAGTGTTCCGGCGTCGGCCGACGTCCAATGAAAGGGCGCGAACTCATCGGTAATCGTCGCGCCTGCCGCATATGTGCCCGCCGGAATTCCGGCTCCGGTATTGACGAACGTGACGATTCGCCGCACGGGCGCCATCATCGCGGCGGTGGGCGCTTGCGCCGGCGCGGCAAACGAAGTCGCGGGCAGAACGCACGAGATCAAGATCGCTGCGATGAGCGAGCGGGGGCCGTGAACGAGCATATTAGTCCCCCAATCTCCCAAAGAAACTCGTGATGTCGAAGAAAAACGAACGGCTGTCGTCGGATGACGAACACTTCGTGTCGATTTGATCGTACTTCAGGGATCCCGCGGCGCGCACCGACTGTTTTGTCCATAACCAAGTTCCGCCGTTCGCGCATGGCTGTTTTGCGATGTAGTCGTGCTCTGCGGTGATGCCGTCCGTCTCGGTCTTGGCCGTGATGACGATCGCAGTAGCGACGTTCGATCCATCGCGGCCTGCATCATCGGTTTTCGTAAGCCCGAGCGCTTCGTACGATATCGTCAAAGAGATGTCGGTGACCTTGCCGTCGTCGACACGATAGAACCAATGTCCGGCCGGCGATGCGTTATACTCAAGCGACCCGTTTGAGAGAGTCGCAAGCGGTGTGCCGCGGCGAAGCTGAATCGTGTCGGCCGCGGCGCCGATCGCCACACCATACGGATCGGTGATATCGGCGAACATCTTCGGCCGCAGTCCCGCTCCGACGAGAACGATCAAACCATCGTGAACCTTGACGATCAGCGCCACCCCGCTTGCAAGGTTGTACACGCGAAACTCGCCATCACCCGCCGTTTTGACAAGCGTCGGGGTGCCGAATTTCGCGTCGACGGCAGTGGCTTTTTCGCCGACCTCGATGCCGAGAAAGGAAGGCAACGCCGGCGCATGATACGCCGGAAGCTGATTCGACCAAGTACTGGCCGGCGCGAGAAAGGCAAGAAGCGCTGACAACGCGAGGAAAATCATGAACACACCATCCCGAGAACGTAGGGCACCGATCGACTGTCGCGAGCCGGCACGGCGCCGTTCACTTTTTCGCGGTCGCGTGATTGCACCTGCGTTTTCCCTCGCGAGCCGCGTGCGATCCGCAGGACAAGTCGTCTTTCGCAGCGGAGGGGCACGCTTGCAATTCAACAGGAGGGCCGAACGATGTCTCGTTACTTGCACACGTCGATCTTCGTCAACGACATGGCGGAGTCGATCAAGTTCTATACGGAGAAGCTCGGGCTCAAGCTCTTGGATCAAGCGCACTATGAGGGTAACGCCGATATGGCATTCGTCGGTCGCGACTGGGATGCGTACGTCGAGCTTGTCTACGATTTAGAAGAGCACGAGCCGTATGCGATCGGCAACCGTTACGAGCATCTCGCACTCGAGGTCGACGGCGATCTTCCCGGCGTCTGCGAACGATTGAAGAGCGAAGGCGTGAAAATTCTGAAAGGCCCGAAGAAATCACCCGGCGGCACCCGGTGGATAGCGTTTGTCGAAGATCCCAACGGCATACCGGTGGAGCTTCTGGAGCCTAAGCCGCGCTAGGCGCGGACAGATCGATGCCGCCACAATAATGCGAGGGGATGCGATGTACGGCTCGATCAAGATCCGCGGCGCCCGCGAGAACAACCTCAAGAACGTCTCGCTCGATATCCCCAAGCGCAAGATCACCGTTTTCACCGGCGTGTCGGGCTCCGGCAAGTCGTCCCTGGTCTTCGGCACTATCGCAGCAGAAAGCCAGCGGCTGATCAACGAGACCTATCCGGCCTTCGTGCAGCAGTTCATGCCGCGCTACGGCCAGCCCGACGCCGACTCGCTTGAGAACCTCTCGGCCGCCATCATCGTCGATCAGCAGCGCCTGGGCGGCAATTCGCGCTCTACCGTGGCAACGGTCACCGACGCAGCCCAGATGCTGCGCATCATCTTCGCGCGCCTGGCCAAACCCCAGCTGGGATCACCCAGCCTCTATTCCTTCAACGATCCGCGCGGGATGTGCCCGGTCTGTGAAGGCATCGGGCAGGTGGCGGCCATGGATATGGACGCCGTCATCGACAAATCGAAATCGTTGAAAGAAGGAGCGCTGCTTCCGGAGGCTTTTTCAGTCGACAACTGGTGGTGGCTGATCTACGCTCGCTCAGGGCTCTTCGACATCGACAAGAAGATCAAGAATTACTCAAAGGAAGAGCTCAACAACCTACTCCACCTCGACGACGGCCGGAAAGTCAAGATTTCAAAAGAAGGCATCAACCTCACTTACGAGGGCGTAATCCTCAAGCTCAAGCGCGGCCTGGGCTCGAAGGACCCCGAGCAGCTCCGGCCGCATGTGCGCGCCGAATACGATAAGATATTCACCCGCGCCATCTGCACCGCGTGCCACGGCACCCGCCTCAACGAGCAGGCGCTGGCGAGCAAGATCAGGAGCAAGAACATTGCCGACTGCTCGGCCATGCAGGTTTCCGACCTTGGCCTGTTCATCCGGTCGATCAAGGCGCCGCAGCTTCAACCCATGCTCGATGCGCTGGCGGCGCGCCTGGACAACCTCGTGACCATCGGCCTGGGCTATCTCAGCCTCGCCCGCGAGAGCTCGACGCTCTCCGGCGGCGAGAGCCAGCGGGTCAAAATGGTGCGGCACCTGGGCTCCTCGCTCACCGACCTGACCTACGTCTTCGACGAACCCAGCGTTGGCCTCCACCCGCACGACGTGGGGCGTCTCGCCGGCCTCATGCAGCAGCTCAGAGACAAGGGCAACACGGTGCTCGTCGTCGAGCACAAGCCCGACATGATCGCCATCGCCGACCACGTCGTCGACTTGGGCCCGCGCGCCGGGAACAATGGCGGCGAGATCGTGTACGAAGGGCCGTACGAGGGTCTGCTCAAGTCCGGCACGCTCACCGGCAACCACATCAAAAAACATCAACCGATCAAGGTGGACAGCCGGAAGCCCGACGGCGCCCTCAAGATCAAGAACGCGAAGCATAACAACCTCAAGAACCTCAACGTTTCCATCCCGCGCGGTGTGCTAACGGTGGTGACGGGGGTTGCAGGCGCGGGCAAGAGCTCGCTGATCGAGGGCTGCCTGCCGCGGAGCTATCCAGAGACTGTGATCATCGACCAGGACCTCGCGCGCGGCTCGCGCCGGTCCAACACCGCGACCTATACCGGCATGCTCGACAACGTGCGCAAGGCCTTTGCCAAGGCGAACAGCGTCGACGCTGCGCTGTTCTCGGCCAACTCCAAGGGCGCATGCCCCGACTGCAACGGACTGGGTGTCATCTTTACCGACCTCGCACACCTCGACCCGATGGTCAGCGAGTGCGAGACCTGCGAAGGCAAGCGCTTCACCGATGAGGTGCTGAAGTACAAGCTTCGCGGCAAGTCGATTGGCGATGTCTACGAGATGCCGGTCGCCGACGCACATGTATTCTTCACCGAGCCGGCGATCAAGAAGATCCTGCAAGGGCTCGTCGATGTCGGGCTCGGGTACCTCACGCTCGGACAGCCCCTTTCGACGCTGTCCAGCGGCGAGCGGCAGCGGCTGAAGCTCGCGGCCGAGCTCGGCAAGTCGGGAAACATCTATGTCGTTGACGAGCCCACGACCGGGCTCCACATGAACGACGTCGACACGCTCATCGGACTCTTTGACCGGCTGGTGGATGCCGGCTCGACGGTCATCGTCGTCGAGCACAACCTCGATGTCGTCTCCCGGGCGGATTGGGTCATCGACCTCGGACCTGGTGCCGGCCACGACGGCGGCACCGTCGTCTTCGAAGGCCATCCAGCCGAGCTGGCACGACACAAGACATCGCTGACCGGCAAGTTTCTGGCAGCGCGCCATCTGAGCCGCTGAAGTGCCGCGCGAATCCAAGACCGGCGATGAACGTCGTCCTCACAGAATTGTCCAGCGCTTAGACGTTGGATGCGTTCTTGGGATGCAGCGTGCTCTTGTGATACCCGTAAAAGCCGTAGATCGCAGCGCCGACGGCGAACCACACCAAGAACCGGATCCACGTCGGGAGCGAGAGCCCGTAGAGTATCAAACCGGTGCACATGAGGAACCCGAGTACGCCGATGAGGGGCCCCGCAGGTGCGCGGAATGGACGCTTTGCGTTTGGCGCGACGACGCGCAGGATCACGATGCCGATGCTGACGATGGCGAACGCGGACAAGGTGCCGATATTGACGAGCTTGAGCAGATCGGCAAGCGGCACGATGAGGGCGAGAAACGCCACGACGACTCCGGTGATCATCGTGGTGCGCGCAGGCGTGAGGAACTTTGGATGCAGCGCCGACACAGCCGGCGGCAGCAGCCGGTCGCGCGACATGACGTAGAAGATGCGCGATTGGCCGAGCAACGATGTCAGCATCACGCTGATGTTGCCGACCATCGCGCCGATCGTCACCGACACGACCGGAAAGAATTGATTGCCCGCCAGCCGGACCGCCTGGCTCATCGCTGAGTCCGCCGCGATCTTGTTATACGGCACCACGCCGGCCGTGACGGCGGCGATGGCGACGAAGAGCAGACCGCCGATGAAGAGCGAGCCGACGATCGCGATCGGCACGTCGCGCTGCGGATTTTTGGACTCTTCGGAGGCGACGGTGACCGTATCGAAGCCGATGTAGGCGAAGAAGACGAGAGCGGCGCTCGCGACGACGCTGTGAAAACCGAGTGGCGCAACGCCGGTGAAATTGCCTGGATGGATGAAGTGCGTGCAGACGATGAGGAAGATGACGAACGAAGCGATCTGCACGACGACAAAGATGGCGTTGGTCGACGCGGATTCTTTGATGCCGATCGCGAGCAGCGCGCTGACGACGACGACCGATACGGCGGCGATGACATCGTACTGCGAATGCGCGAGATCGAATTGCATTAATTGGAGGTGCCAGCTGCCGATCGAGATCGGCCAAGGATTTGTGACGAGAGCCGCTGTCTGCATCGAGGACGGCACGACGAGGTGGAAGTAACCGAGCAGTTCTTGGAAATAGCCCGAAAATGACGATGCGACCGGTGCCGCGCTGATGCCGTATTCGAGAACGAGATCCCAGCCGATGACCCACGCGATGAACTCGCCGAGCGTGGCATACGCATACGTATAGGCGCTGCCGGCGACCGGAACCATCGACGCGAATTCGGCATAACAGAGCGCCACGAAGACGCAGGCCAGACCGGAGATCCCGAACGCGAGTATGACGCCGGAGCCGGCGGTCTGAATGCCGACGCCGACCGTGGGGAATATCCCGCCGAGCATCGTGCCGAGGCCGATCCCGATGAGCCCCCACACGCCGAGCACGCGGCGCAATTTGGGTCCCTCATGATCGGAGCGCAGACGGTCGAGCGGCTGGCACGCCGCCAGCCGCTTGAGAAACGCCGCCACGCTTTGCACGGACTCCTACCGGTATTTCACGACGAGAGTCTTGAGCTCGGTCATCTCTTCCATCGCGTAACGGACGCCTTCGCGGCCAAATCCGCTCTCCTTGACGCCGCCGTACGGGAAGTTGTCGACGCGGAGCGTGGGATAGTCGTTGCAGATCACGCCGCCGACGTTCAGCTCGTCGAATGCCTTGGCGATGCTGCGCACGTCGAACGTGAAGACGCCCGCCTGCAGGCCATACCGGGTTTCGTTTGCGCGCGCGAACGCTTCATCGATCGAAGCGACCGGCGCGATCGTGGAAACCGGCCCGAAGATCTCTTCGGCCTCCACCTTCATCGCGGGCGTCGTGCCGGTGAGAATCGTCGGCTCGAGCACGTTGAGACGGCGCGCGCCTCCGGCCAAGACTTTGGCGCCCGCGCGCACGGCCTCTTCGACCCACGCGCTGACGCGGTCGGCGCTCGCGGTGTCGATCATCGGGCCGACTAATGTCTCGGGGCTTGCCGGGTCGCCGACGTGCAGCGCCGCGGTCTCTTGCCGGAAGAGCGTGACGAACGCGTCGAAAACGGTCTGCTCCACGAAGATGCGCTGCACCTTGATGCAGACTTGGCCGGCGTGCGCGAACGAGCCAAGCGCACAGCGTTTCGCCGCCCATGCGACGTCCGCATCGGCGAACACGAGCGCGGCGGCGTTGCCCCCCAACTCCAACACGACTTTCTTCTTGCCCGCGACGGACTTCAAGTGCCAGCCAACCTTGGCCGATCCGGTGAACGAAAGCATCGCGATGCGCTCGTCCGCGGCGATTGTCTGCGCGACGCCGACCGGGCAATGCACCACGGAAAGTGCGGAAGCCGGAAGCCCGGCGTCGTAGCAGACGTCGGCGAGGAGCAGCGCGCTCAGGGGTGCTTGCGGCGGAGGTTTCAACACCACGGTGTTGCCCACCGCGAGAGCGGGCGCAAGTTTGTGTGCGACCAGGTTCAGGGGAAAATTGAACGGCGAGATCGCGCCGATGACGCCGATCGGGAAGCGGGCGACGATCGCTGTGTAGCCCTCGGTCGACGGCGCCAGATCGAGCGGCAGCATCTCGCCGCCGAAGCGCGTGGACTCTTCTGCGGCAAGCGTGAACGTGCTGACGGCGCGGTCTACCTCGATGCCGGCGTACGTTCGCGGCTTGCCGCTTTCGGCGATCATGAGATCGACGAACTCCGCGCGCCGCTCGCGCAGTCGTGCCGCGACGCCGAGCAGCAAGTCCTTGCGTTTGTAGCGTGGCCAGCGTCGAAACGAATCGAAGGCAGCGGATGCGGCGGAAATCGCGTCGTCGAGGTCTGCAGCGGTGCCGACGCCGATGGTGGCCACGACGCTGCCGTCGTACGGATTGATCACCGGCTCGGCTGTCGCCGTCGGCCTGCGCTCACCTGCGACCGGGAGCACGCGGTGCACGACCGCCGGATTCGCCGTGCTTGCGCTCACCGGTCGGCGAACCAGCCGCTCGGCTCGACCGCCAGGTTGACGTTGATCTGCTTGACCTCGGTGTAGGCGTCGTAGCCGTAGGTGCCGAGTTCGCGTCCGATGCCCGACTGCTTGTAGCCGCCCCACGGCGCTTCATTGTACGTGGGATGGTACGTGTTGATCCAGGTGATGCCCGCGCGCAGCTTGCGGATCACGCGGTGCGCGCGCGCTATGTCGTTCGTGAAGACCGCGCCGGCGAGGCCGTAGATCGTATCGTTGGCCATTTCGACGGCCTCTGCTTCATCCTTGAATTTCTGCACGACGAGCACGGGGCCGAATATCTCCTCTTGCACGATGCGCATCGACGGCTTCGTGTTCGAGAAGATCGTGGGCACGATGAAGTTGCCTTTAACCCCTAGCTCGCCGCCTAATCGTTCGCCCCCGCACTCAAGGGTGGCGCCCTCGGCGAGGCCGATCTTGATGTATGCCTCGACTTTTTCCTGATGCGCGCGGCTGACGATCGGGCCCATCTCGACCGTCGGGTCGAAGCCGTCGCCGACCACGATTTTCTTGGCTCGTTCGACGAGCCGTTTGACGAAGCGGTCGTGAAGCGTGTCTTGGACGATGAGGCGCGATCCCGCCGAGCAGACCTGACCCGCGTTTGCATAAATGCCGAAAAGCGCGTAGTCGATCGCCGTGTCGAAATCCGCGTCGGCGAAGACGATGTTCGGCGACTTGCCGCCGAGCTCGAGCGAGATCTTCTTGAGGTTGCCAGTGGCGGCTTGCATGATCGAACGTCCGGTCTTCGTGCCGCCGGTGAAGGCGATCTTGTCGACGAGGTCGGATGCGGCGAGCGCGTGACCCACCACCGCGCCCGCGCCGGTGAGGATGTTCACAACGCCGTTCGGAAAACCGGCTTCCTTTATCAGCACGGCGAGGCGCAACGCGGTGAGCGGCGTGAGTTCCGAAGGCTTGAGGATGCAGGCGTTTCCCGCGGCAAGCGCCGGCGCAAGCTTCCACGCGGCCATCAGCAGCGGATAGTTCCAAGGGATGATCTGACCGCAGACGCCGATCGGTTCGCGCACCGTGAAGCTTTGCGACGCGGCGGGCACGTCGAAGGTCTGGCCGTGCGGCTTCGTGGCAAGACCAGCGTAATAGCGGAAGCAATTCGCCGCATCGGTCATGTCGTATTGGGTTTCGCGCAACGGCTTGCCGTTGTTCAACGTCTCGAGACGTGAGAGCTCCTCGGCGTGCTCGTCGATGCGGTCGGCGAGTCTGTGGAGCAGACGCGCGCGGTCTTGAGCGAGCGACTCGCCCCAGGGTCCGTTTTGGAACGCCTCTCGGGCAGCGCGGATGGCCCGCTCGGCGTCCGCGAGCGTGCCTTCGGCGACTCGCACGATGAGCTCGCCGTTCGAAGGATTGATGCACTTGCTCGTACCACCGTCGGACGCGGCGCTGAATACGCCGTCGATGAACATGAGCGCGACGCCGTTTTCGCGGTGAAGATTCTTGAGCAGATCGTCCTGCATGGTCAACATCTGAACCCTCGTTTCCGGCGAGACGTCACGCGCTGAGCGTCTTGCGAGACATGGTTTCGAGCGAGTCGCCCAACGCCTTGCAGACGTACTCGATTTGCTCCTCCGTGATCGTGAGCGGCGGCTCGAAGCGGATGGTCCGCGCGTTCACAAGCGTGCCGGAGACGAGCACGCCGCGTTTGAGCATCTGCTTTCCCAGTTCGAAACCGAGTTCGTTCGTGACGAATTCGATCGCGATGAGAAGACCTTTGCCGCGCACGTCGCTCACGATGTTCGCGTGCCCTTCGACCGACTTGCGCAGGCCGGCGATGAACTTCGCGCCGATGACCCCTGCGCGCTCCGGCAATTTCTCTTCAAGCAGGACGTTGATGGTCGCGAGCGCCGCAGCGCACGCGAGCGGATTGCCGCCGAACGTCGTCGTGTGCAGAAACGGATTTTTGAAAAGCCGTGAGAAGACGGCTTTGCTTCCCACCACCGCCCCTGCCGGCATGACGCCGCCGCCGAACGCCTTTGCAAGGCAGATGAGATCGGGCGTGACGCCGTAGTGCTCGCAGCAGAACATCTTGCCGGTGCGGCCCATGCCGGTCTGAACTTCATCCAGCACGAGCAACGCGCCGTAGTCGTCGCAGAGCTTTCGCACGCCGGGGAGATAATCGTCGTCGGGCAGGTTCACGCCGCCTTCACCTTGGATCGGTTCGAGCACAACCGCGCCCGCCTCTTCGCCGACCATCCGCAATTTGTGCATCTCCGTTCGCAGTTCTTCGAGATCGTTGAACGGCACGTGTTCGACATTCGGCAGCATCGGGCCGAACGGCATGCGGAATTCGCCTTTCGCGCTGACCGAGAGCGCGCCAAAGCTTTTGCCGTGGAATCCTTTCGTGGCGGCGACGATGGTCGGTTTTTTGGGATCGTACGCGCGCGCCAATTTCAAGGCGGCCTCGACCGCTTCCGTGCCGCTATTGCAGAAGAAGGCGTATTCCAGGTTGCCGGGCGTGACCATCGAGAGCGTCTTTGCGAGCATGGCGCGCAGCGGGTCGAGCAGATCCTGGCTGTGCAGGGCCTGGCGTTTCAGCTGGTCGGTGACCGCCTTGACGACTTTCGGATGGCGATGACCCACGTTGAAGATGCCGAATCCGCCAAGGCAGTCGATGTACTCTTTGCCGTTGACATCGCGAAAGGCGTTCGGCCCGGCATCCTCCCATTCGACGGCTGCCGCCGCATGATCGACCGACAACGCCTTGCGATATTCGAGAAAACCCGGATTGACATGATCGCGAAATCCGTTCACGGTCTCCGCCGTGATCCACGCGGCGTCGTCGGGCGTGATCGCCGGCTTCGCGATAAGATCCAACACGCGTTGCGTGTATGCTATGGTTTCGCTATTCGAGTTCGTAGGAATTTGTTTTCTCCGTTTGTATTAGGGCAAGCATCGCTTGCCTACTGGGTAATGCGACGTGGGCAAGCGATGCTTGCCCTCCTACATTCTAATTCGTTACGCAAGCACCGCTTCGCAGCTTTCGGTCAGCCTCGTCAGTGCGATCTCCAATTCGTCGTCCTTTATCACGAGCGGCACCAGCACGCGGATGATGTCGCCTTTGGCGCCGGCCGCCATCAGCAGGAGTCCGCGGCTGCGGGCTTCGGCGACGATGAGCTTCGCGATCGTGGGCAGACCCGATGCGGGCTCATCGACGAATTCGACCCCCATCATCGCGCCCAACCCGCGCACATCCCCGACGTGTGAGAAACGCCGCTGCAACTCGCGCAGAGAGGCTTCGACTCGCAGCCCGATGGCGATGGCGCGCTCGACCAGATGTTCTTCCTCAAAAATGTCGAGCGCGGCGAGCGCGGCTGCGCACGCGAGCGGATTGCCCGCGTACGTTCCTCCTAGCCCGCCGGGACCGGGAGCATCCATGATCTCGGCGCGCCCGATAACTGCCGAAAGCGGCAATCCGGCGGCAAGACTCTTCGCGATCGTGATGATGTCCGGTTCGACGCCTGCGTGCTCGATCGCGAACATCTTTCCCGTCCGGCCGAAACCCGATTGGATTTCGTCGCAGATGAGAACGATGCCGTGACGCGTGGCGATGCGCCGCAGTTCCTGCAAATACTTCGGGGGCGCCGGCACGAAGCCGCCTTCGCCGAGCACGGGTTCGATGATGATCGCGGCGACACGATCGGGTGCCACTTCGGATTCGAAAAGCTCTTCGAGCGCGCCCAGTGCGCGTTCGGTTGTCCAACCGTGATACTCATATGGGAACGGCGCATGGTAGACTTCGCTGCAGAAAGGTCCGAAATGTTGTTTGTACGGATTGTTCTTGCCCGTCATCGTCAGGGCGAGCAGCGTGCGGCCATGGAAGCCGTGGTGAAACGCGATCACTGCGGGGCGGCCGGTGAACTCGCGCGCGATCTTCACCGCATTCTCGGTGGCTTCGGCGCCGGTCGTGAGCAGCAACGTCTTTTTCTTGCTCGGGCCGGGCGCGAGCTGGTTCAAACGTTCGGCTAAGCGCACGTACGTGTCGTACATCGCGACCTGAAAGCAGGCGTGTGAGAACCGGTCGAGTTGTGCGACGACGGCCGCACGGATTTTCGGGTGCGAATGCCCGACGTTGAGCACGCCGATGCCGCCGAC
Proteins encoded:
- a CDS encoding VOC family protein — protein: MSRYLHTSIFVNDMAESIKFYTEKLGLKLLDQAHYEGNADMAFVGRDWDAYVELVYDLEEHEPYAIGNRYEHLALEVDGDLPGVCERLKSEGVKILKGPKKSPGGTRWIAFVEDPNGIPVELLEPKPR
- a CDS encoding excinuclease ABC subunit UvrA, with translation MYGSIKIRGARENNLKNVSLDIPKRKITVFTGVSGSGKSSLVFGTIAAESQRLINETYPAFVQQFMPRYGQPDADSLENLSAAIIVDQQRLGGNSRSTVATVTDAAQMLRIIFARLAKPQLGSPSLYSFNDPRGMCPVCEGIGQVAAMDMDAVIDKSKSLKEGALLPEAFSVDNWWWLIYARSGLFDIDKKIKNYSKEELNNLLHLDDGRKVKISKEGINLTYEGVILKLKRGLGSKDPEQLRPHVRAEYDKIFTRAICTACHGTRLNEQALASKIRSKNIADCSAMQVSDLGLFIRSIKAPQLQPMLDALAARLDNLVTIGLGYLSLARESSTLSGGESQRVKMVRHLGSSLTDLTYVFDEPSVGLHPHDVGRLAGLMQQLRDKGNTVLVVEHKPDMIAIADHVVDLGPRAGNNGGEIVYEGPYEGLLKSGTLTGNHIKKHQPIKVDSRKPDGALKIKNAKHNNLKNLNVSIPRGVLTVVTGVAGAGKSSLIEGCLPRSYPETVIIDQDLARGSRRSNTATYTGMLDNVRKAFAKANSVDAALFSANSKGACPDCNGLGVIFTDLAHLDPMVSECETCEGKRFTDEVLKYKLRGKSIGDVYEMPVADAHVFFTEPAIKKILQGLVDVGLGYLTLGQPLSTLSSGERQRLKLAAELGKSGNIYVVDEPTTGLHMNDVDTLIGLFDRLVDAGSTVIVVEHNLDVVSRADWVIDLGPGAGHDGGTVVFEGHPAELARHKTSLTGKFLAARHLSR
- a CDS encoding aldehyde dehydrogenase family protein → MLTMQDDLLKNLHRENGVALMFIDGVFSAASDGGTSKCINPSNGELIVRVAEGTLADAERAIRAAREAFQNGPWGESLAQDRARLLHRLADRIDEHAEELSRLETLNNGKPLRETQYDMTDAANCFRYYAGLATKPHGQTFDVPAASQSFTVREPIGVCGQIIPWNYPLLMAAWKLAPALAAGNACILKPSELTPLTALRLAVLIKEAGFPNGVVNILTGAGAVVGHALAASDLVDKIAFTGGTKTGRSIMQAATGNLKKISLELGGKSPNIVFADADFDTAIDYALFGIYANAGQVCSAGSRLIVQDTLHDRFVKRLVERAKKIVVGDGFDPTVEMGPIVSRAHQEKVEAYIKIGLAEGATLECGGERLGGELGVKGNFIVPTIFSNTKPSMRIVQEEIFGPVLVVQKFKDEAEAVEMANDTIYGLAGAVFTNDIARAHRVIRKLRAGITWINTYHPTYNEAPWGGYKQSGIGRELGTYGYDAYTEVKQINVNLAVEPSGWFADR
- the gabT gene encoding 4-aminobutyrate--2-oxoglutarate transaminase, with amino-acid sequence MAVASSPTEALLESRAAEVVRGVGNTHPIFVDRASGARIWDVDGNEYYDFVGGIGVLNVGHSHPKIRAAVVAQLDRFSHACFQVAMYDTYVRLAERLNQLAPGPSKKKTLLLTTGAEATENAVKIAREFTGRPAVIAFHHGFHGRTLLALTMTGKNNPYKQHFGPFCSEVYHAPFPYEYHGWTTERALGALEELFESEVAPDRVAAIIIEPVLGEGGFVPAPPKYLQELRRIATRHGIVLICDEIQSGFGRTGKMFAIEHAGVEPDIITIAKSLAAGLPLSAVIGRAEIMDAPGPGGLGGTYAGNPLACAAALAALDIFEEEHLVERAIAIGLRVEASLRELQRRFSHVGDVRGLGAMMGVEFVDEPASGLPTIAKLIVAEARSRGLLLMAAGAKGDIIRVLVPLVIKDDELEIALTRLTESCEAVLA
- a CDS encoding amino acid permease, producing the protein MAAFLKRLAACQPLDRLRSDHEGPKLRRVLGVWGLIGIGLGTMLGGIFPTVGVGIQTAGSGVILAFGISGLACVFVALCYAEFASMVPVAGSAYTYAYATLGEFIAWVIGWDLVLEYGISAAPVASSFSGYFQELLGYFHLVVPSSMQTAALVTNPWPISIGSWHLQLMQFDLAHSQYDVIAAVSVVVVSALLAIGIKESASTNAIFVVVQIASFVIFLIVCTHFIHPGNFTGVAPLGFHSVVASAALVFFAYIGFDTVTVASEESKNPQRDVPIAIVGSLFIGGLLFVAIAAVTAGVVPYNKIAADSAMSQAVRLAGNQFFPVVSVTIGAMVGNISVMLTSLLGQSRIFYVMSRDRLLPPAVSALHPKFLTPARTTMITGVVVAFLALIVPLADLLKLVNIGTLSAFAIVSIGIVILRVVAPNAKRPFRAPAGPLIGVLGFLMCTGLILYGLSLPTWIRFLVWFAVGAAIYGFYGYHKSTLHPKNASNV
- a CDS encoding putrescine aminotransferase, which produces MPTNSNSETIAYTQRVLDLIAKPAITPDDAAWITAETVNGFRDHVNPGFLEYRKALSVDHAAAAVEWEDAGPNAFRDVNGKEYIDCLGGFGIFNVGHRHPKVVKAVTDQLKRQALHSQDLLDPLRAMLAKTLSMVTPGNLEYAFFCNSGTEAVEAALKLARAYDPKKPTIVAATKGFHGKSFGALSVSAKGEFRMPFGPMLPNVEHVPFNDLEELRTEMHKLRMVGEEAGAVVLEPIQGEGGVNLPDDDYLPGVRKLCDDYGALLVLDEVQTGMGRTGKMFCCEHYGVTPDLICLAKAFGGGVMPAGAVVGSKAVFSRLFKNPFLHTTTFGGNPLACAAALATINVLLEEKLPERAGVIGAKFIAGLRKSVEGHANIVSDVRGKGLLIAIEFVTNELGFELGKQMLKRGVLVSGTLVNARTIRFEPPLTITEEQIEYVCKALGDSLETMSRKTLSA
- a CDS encoding aldehyde dehydrogenase family protein; this encodes MSASTANPAVVHRVLPVAGERRPTATAEPVINPYDGSVVATIGVGTAADLDDAISAASAAFDSFRRWPRYKRKDLLLGVAARLRERRAEFVDLMIAESGKPRTYAGIEVDRAVSTFTLAAEESTRFGGEMLPLDLAPSTEGYTAIVARFPIGVIGAISPFNFPLNLVAHKLAPALAVGNTVVLKPPPQAPLSALLLADVCYDAGLPASALSVVHCPVGVAQTIAADERIAMLSFTGSAKVGWHLKSVAGKKKVVLELGGNAAALVFADADVAWAAKRCALGSFAHAGQVCIKVQRIFVEQTVFDAFVTLFRQETAALHVGDPASPETLVGPMIDTASADRVSAWVEEAVRAGAKVLAGGARRLNVLEPTILTGTTPAMKVEAEEIFGPVSTIAPVASIDEAFARANETRYGLQAGVFTFDVRSIAKAFDELNVGGVICNDYPTLRVDNFPYGGVKESGFGREGVRYAMEEMTELKTLVVKYR